Within Deinococcus actinosclerus, the genomic segment TGCCCACACCCGGGATGAGGGCCGGCACGGTGAGCGATGCCTCATGAACGCCCGACATGACCTTACAGACAGATTTCTCATCTGAATTGCTGGGAACCCGGTTCTGGGCGACAAAGTTCAGCTCATGGAGAACGGCCGATTTGCCACGGCGTCCTCATGTTCAATACAAACGTCAGCTGCGGCTCATAAAACGCCGCTCTGCCGTGCAGGACGCCGCGCGCGATTCACAAAGACCTCACGGCACCTGCCTACCGTGAAGCGCAGAGGAACGCGTCACATTGTGCTGTCGTTTCCGATTCAGACCGAAGGAGAACTCCACATGCGCAAATCACTGATCATCGCGTCCACCCTGGCCCTCAGCCTCGGCGCAGCCAGCGCCCAGACCACCACCACGACCGCCGCCCCCGCCCAGGTCACCCTGAGCGATGTGCCCGCCGGTCACTGGGCCAAAGACGCCGTGGACAAGATCGTCCAGTGCGGTCTGATCCAGGGCTTCCCCGACGGCACCTTCCGCGGCAACGAGAACCTGACCCGCTACCAGGCCGCCCTCATCTTCTACCGCGCCCTGCAGACCGGCGCGCTGAGCGGCTGCGGCTTCGGCGCCACCGACATGACCACCATCGCCAACGGCATGCAGGAAGTCAGCACCGAACTGGCCGCCATCGCCAGCCGCGTCACTGACCTCGAGAAGCTCACCGCCGACCAGCAGGCCCGCATCGACGCCCTCGAAGCGAAGATCAACGGCATGGACAGCGGCGCCGCCAGCACCGACGTCACCGCGCTGAACGCCCGCATCAACGCCCTCGAAGCGGCCATCCGCAACATTCCCGCCGGTCCCCAGGGTCCCGCCGGTCCTCAGGGCCCCGCCGGCCCCCAGGGCCCCGCCGGCCCCGCCGGTGCCAGCACCAGCACCACCGGGACGGTCACCACCCCCGCGCCCAGCACCGACACCACCGTCGTGATCGGCGAGCCCACCCCCACCGCCGTGGTCCCCACCCGCGACATCTACGCCGGCGTCACCGGCGGCGTGAAGATGGCCGGCAGCGGCTCCGAGTGCAAGGACCTGGGCAACAAGACCAGCAACGTGAACTACTGCCTGAACGCGGGCGCCGTGGTCGGGAAGAACAACGTGATCGGCCCGGTCGGCGCGCGCATCAGCGCGGACTACCAGCCCGGCTGGAACGCCGTGAGCGTGGACGCCAACGCGACCTACGCCCTGAACACCGGCAGCCGCGTCACCCCCTACGTGGGCGCCGGCCTGGGCCTGACCAGTGGCCAGCAGCGTGGCAACACCGGCCAGAACGCCAGCGACGTGTACGTGAACGCCATCGCCGGCGTGGACTTCAACGTCACCGACAGCATCGCGGTGTTCGCCGAGTACAACGGCCGTTACTACACCAGCAACAAGGGCTACGCCACCGGCCTGGACAGCAGCGCGAACAACGGCCTGAGCAACGGCATCAAAGCCGGCGTGAAGTTCTTCTTCTAACCGCCGTTCCCTCCAGGGACACAGCCCCCGGCCACGCGCCGGGGGTTCTGCATGGGGGCAGGCAAGGGCCACGCGCGCGGGGGACACGGTCCTCCTCACCCGCGCGGGCTAGACTGCGGGGCGATGCGCCTCGTCTCCTTCCTTCAGGTGCTGCTGCTGCTGGGCATCGCCGCCTATCTGGCGCTGGTCACGCTGGAAAATCCCGGCGTGATCCGCCTGCCCCTGCCGACCGGCAGCGGTGAACTGACCGTGCCCGTCGGCATGGCCGTCACGCTTTTCCTGGGCCTGGGCGTGCTGTTCACCAGCCTGCTGCTGCTGCCGGGCCTGTGGCGGGAACGGCTGCGCCGGGCGCGTGAGGCCCGGCAGCGCCGTCAGGCCGAGGAACGCCTGACCGCCACGCTACAGGCCCGCCTGGGCGCCCTGCCGGAGACCACTGACCCGGAGGTGACAGCGTGAGTGCGCGCTGGGTGCTCGCGCCGCCCGCCAGTCGCGAGGATCTGCTGCGCGTCATGCGGGAGTGGCGGGTGTCGCCCCCGCTGGCGCAGGTTCTCACGGGTCGGCACCTCACCCCCGCACTTCTGGATCCGCCGCTGGTCCTCACGCCCAACCCGGCGCTGCGCGAGGCGGCCCGGCGCATCGTGACCGCCATCCGCGCGAAGCAGCGCATCCGCATCCACGGCGACTACGACGCGGACGGTGTGAGCGCGACCGCCACCCTGGTCCTGGGCCTGCGCGAACTGGGCGCCATCGTGCACGGCTTCATCCCGCACCGCCTGAACGAGGGCTACGGCGTCCACCCGGACAAGGTCGAGGAGCACGCCGCCGCCTGCGACCTGCTCGTGACCGTGGACTGCGGCGTGACCAACCTGGATGAGGTCGCTGCGCTGATCGCGCGGGGCGTGCAGGTCATCGTGACCGACCACCACGCCCCGGGCGACGGCTTCCCGGACGCACTGGTCGTCCACCCGCACCTGACCGACGGCTACGACCACGACCTGCACAACCTGACCGGGGCCGGGGTGGCGTACCATCTGCTGTGGGCCGTTCATGAGGAACTTGGGCTGCCCGAGCCGCGCGCCCTCACGGCCCTGGCGACCCTGGGCACCGTCGCCGACGTCGCGCCGCTCATCGGGGAGAACCGCGCGCTGGTGCGCGCCGGGCTGGACGCCCTGAAGGACACGGCCCGGCCGGGCCTGCGCGCCCTGCTCGACTCGGGCCGCGTGAAACGCCCCACCGCGCGGGACGTGGCGTTCATCCTCGCCCCGCGCATCAACGCCGCCGGACGCCTCGGCGAGGCCGACGTGGCGCTGGACCTGCTCACGACCTCCAGCGCGCACGACGCCAGCCGACTCGCGGAGTACCTGGAGATCCGCAACCAGGAACGCCGCAAACTCCAGGACGACATGTTCCAGCACGCCCTGACCCTCGCCGATCCGGGCGAGCCCGCGCTGGTCGTCACGCACCCCGACTGGCACGCGGGCGTCATGGGGATCGTCGCCAGCAAACTCGTGGATACGTACCACAAACCCGTGTTCATCGTCGCGCAGGGCAAGGGCTCCGTGCGCTCCACGCCCGGCATCAGCGCCGTGGCGGGCCTGCGCTACAGCCACGACCTGCTGAAACGCTACGGCGGGCACCCCGGCGCGGCCGGCTTCGCCATCGACCCCGCCAACATGGACGCCTTCCGGGACCGCATCCACGCCTACGCCCGGCAGTTCCCCACCCCCGCCCCGCGGGTGCGGCTGGACGCACCGCTGCCCGCGCTGGCCGCCAGCCTCGACCTGCTCCAGGAGACACACACCTTCGAGCCCTTCGGCGAGGGACACGCCCTGCCGCTGTGGCACCTGCGTGAACCCCTCACCGAGACCCGGCTGGTCGGCAAGAAGGGCAACAGCCTCCAGTTCAAGGTCGCTGGCCTGCGCGGCATCAAATTCGACGAGACCGACGACCAGGGCGGCGAACGCGACCTGGGCGCGCACCTCGTCAGCAGCGAGTGGCGCGGCCAGACCCGCCTGGAATTCCACGGGCAGGCCCTGCGCGTCCCCGCGCCCATCGACCTCGACGCGCCCACCCCCACGCAGCCCACGCCGCGCCTGAACCCCAGAGCCGCCATGGAACACCTGCGTGCCGGAGCGAGCGCCTACGCCGAGGGCCCCGTCGCCGCGTACCTGCGCGACAACGTCCCCGGCCTCACCCTGGTCACCGGCACGGACGCGCACCCCGGCGGGGAACTCATCCTGTATGCCCTGCCGCCCGAGGACACCCTGCGCGGCTGGCTGCACGCCACCCGAACGCGTCCTGCGGCCAGCCTCGCCTTCGCGTTCGGCCCCAAGACCCTGGCGGAACTCGAAGGCAGCCTCAGCCGCCACCACCTCAGCGCGCCGCCCGCCAATCCGCTGCTGAACCCCGGCACGCTGGAGGCCGCCGCCGACGCCTACCGCCGCTGGCAGTGGGCCCACCACTGGCGCACCCTCAGCGACGACGGCTGGACCGCCAGCGTCCACGCCATGCTCGGCGAACCCGTACGGGAACCGGAAGCGATCAGCGCGGACTGAGCAGGGTCAAAAGGTCTGAGGGTCCAAGGCTTCGACGCTTGGACCCTCAGACCTTTTGACTCTCAGCCCTTCACGTTCCCGTGACGCGGCGGGCGAGGGTCCAGCCGCTGAGCAGCGCGGTTTCCACGCGGGGGCCGTGCTCGTCGGGGGTGAACCAGTCGCCGCACCAGCCGAGGCGTAGTTCGGGGTCCCAGTGGCAGGGGCCGGGCGCGGGGCGGGTGGGGATGGCGTAGCGCCAGCGGTGCGCGAAGGTGTGCAGGGAAGGCGGGAGGTCGCCCGTAATCTCGGCAGTGGCGCTCAGCAGCTCGGGCAGGACCTCGTCCGGGGTGCGCTCCAGGTTCGCGCGGCTCCACTCGGGCGTGGCGTGCAGCGTCAGCGCGGGCGGGTGCCCGGCGGGGCGTTTGGTGTGCTCGCGGGCCAGCCACTCCAGCACGGGATGATCGGCGCGCAGGGCAGGCCAGCTGGCCTCCAGATCGCACTCCAGTACGATGCCTGCCGCCCAGCACGGCGCGTACTCGACGGCGGCGACCCGTTCGGCGGTGCCCTCGGAGTTGCTGCCGCGCAGGTCGAGGTCCGCCAGGAGGGGGGCCAGCTGCGGCGCGGGCAGGTTCAGGAGAAGCGTCCCGGCGTCCCAGGTGGCACCGTCGCGGGTGTGGACCCGCCAGCCGTCCGGGCGGCGTTCCAGGCTGCTGACCGTCACGCCCGTGGTGACCTCCAGTCCGCGGGCGAGGGTGCGGCCCAGCGTGCTGAGGCCCTGTGGGGGCGCGTAGCGGGGGTGCCCGTCGCCACCTCCATGAACGTTCCCTTCTTCCCAGCGGGGAATGCCGCGCGTCCACTCGGCGTTCCAGCCCTCCCGCACCCCCGCCTCGGCCAGCGCGCGGGTGCGGTCGTGGCGAGCGGTGAAGAACCGCGCCCCGTGATCCAGCCGCGCTTCCCGCCCGTCGGGGAGGGTCACGCGGCGGGTGGCGGCGCGGCCCGACACGCCCCGCGCCTTGTCCAGCAGCGTGACGTGCTGATCCGCCGCGCCCAGGTCACGCGCCGCTGCCAGCCCACCCAGGCCCGCACCCACCATCAGCACGCCTTGCATGCGTTACAGCAGCGCCCGGTGATCGGCGAGGAGGCAGCGGTCCTGCACGACGTCGATGCCATGGGCCGCGAGTTCGCGGGCGGTCGCGTCGTCACGGATGCCGAGCTGCAACCACACCACCTTCGGCGGGGTCGGCATGGCCAGGATGTCCGGCAGGTGCCCGCGCACCTTGTCGCTGCGGCGGAACACGTCCACGATGTCCACCGGGGTCGTGATCTCCGCCAGGGTCGCCACCGCCCTGTGCCCGAAGAAGCTCTCGCCACGCGCCGCCAGCGCCGGGTTCACCGGGATGATCGTGTAGCCCTGGCGGTGCATGTACTCCGGCACGTAGTACGCGGGTTTCATCGCGTCGTGGTGAAAGCCCACCACGGCGATCACCCGGTGCTCGGTGAGGATCTGCCGCACCTGCGCCGTCTGCGTCACCAGCGTCATGCGCCCAGGTCCTGGTAAGCGGCGCGCGCGGCGTCCAGCGTGGCGTTCAGTTCCGCGTCGCCGTGCGCGCCACTGACGAAGATGCTCTCGAACTGGCTGGGCGCCCAGTACACGCCCCGGCCCAGCATGCCCTGGAACCAGCGGGCGAAGGCCTTCGTGTCGCTCGCGGCGGCGTCCGTGTACGTGCGCACGCTGCCGTCCGGCGCGTCCAGATGGAAGGCGGTCAGCATGCTGCCGATGTGGTTGATGCTGACCGGCACGCCCGCCGCTGACGCCGCGTCCCGCAGGCCGTCCGCCAGAGCGGTGGTGTATGCCCCCAGCCGCGCGTAGAGGTCCGGGTCGGCCTCCAGCGCGCTCAGGGTCGCGAGGCCCGCCGCCATCGCCAGCGGGTTCCCGCTGAGCGTCCCGGCCTGATACACCGGGCCCTGCGGGGACACGAAATCCATCACCTCGGCGTGGCCCCCGTACGCCCCCACCGGCAGGCCGCCGCCGATGATCTTGCCCCAGCAGATCAGGTCCGGGCGCAGGCCCAGCAGGCCGGTCGCGCCGCCCAGCGACAGGCGGAAGCCGGTCATGACCTCGTCCGCGATGAGCAGCGCCCCGTGGGTCTTCACGCGGTGCAGCGCCGCCAGGAACTCCGGTGTGGGAATGAGCACCCCGGCGTTCCCCACCACCGGCTCGAAGATCACGGCCGCCACCTCCGAGCCGCGCGCGGTCATCAGGGCGTCCAGCGCCGCCGGATCGTTGTACTCGCTCACCAGCGTCAGGCCCGCGTACTCCTCGGGCACGCCCGCGCTGCTCGGGGCGGCCGCGCCCAGCGCCCCGTCCGCGTTCGTGAGCAGGCCACTCCCGGCCTCCACGAGCAGGCCGTCCGCGTGCCCGTGGTAGTTCCCGCGGAACTTCACGATGAACTTCCGGCCGGTCACGCCACGCGCCAGCCGCAGCGCGCTCATGGTGGCCTCGGTGCCGCTGCTCACGAAGCGCACGCGGTCCACGCCCGTCAGGCGCGTCACGAGTTCCGCCAGCAGCACCTCCCGCTCGCCGGGCGCGCCGAAACTCGTGCCGTACTGCAGCGCGTCCGCGATCGCCCCCCGCACTGCCGGGTGGTTGTGGCCCAGGATCATCGGCCCCCACGATCCGATGTAATCCAGCAGGCGCGTGCCGTCCGCGTCGGTCAGGTACGCGCCGTCCGCGCGGGCGATGAAGCGCGGCGTGCCGCCCACGCTGCGGAAGGCCCGCACCGGACTGTTCACCCCGCCCGGCGTGACGGCCCGCGCGCGCGCGAATAGCGCCTCCGACTGCGCCGTGGGCGCGGGTAGAACAGCAGCTTGCAACTCGGTGGTCATGCCCCCCACCTTACCGGAGGCCCGTGAGGCCCATGGGCAACCCAGCGCACACTGAATGCAGCAGGGCGCAGGAGGTCTGTACCGCGCGCCGGGCCGGGCGGGAGGGGCGCGCTACGCTGGCGGGATGAGCGAGTCGTCCCCCCACAACCTGAGCGTCCGGGAGATGGGCGTGCGGGCCCGCGCCGCCGCCCGCGTGCTGCGGTCGCTGCCCACCGCGCGCAAGGTGGCCGCGCTGCACGCCATTGCCGCCGGACTGCGCGCCAACGCGCCCACCATCCTGGCCGCGAACGCGCAGGACGTGCAGGCCGCCGTGGAGGCCGGGCTGCCCGAAGCCATGGTGGCCCGCCTGCGCCTGGACGCCCGCCTGCTGGACGGTATCGCGGCGGACGTGGAGGCCGTGTCGCGCCTGCCCGATCCGGTGGGGGAGACCACCCCCGCGCAGGTGCAGCCGAGCGGCATCCGCGTGAGCACCCGGCGCGTGCCGCTGGGCGTGCTGGGCGTCATCTACGAGAGCCGCCCGAACGTGACCGTGGACGTCGCCGCGCTGGCCCTCATGAGCGGGAACGCCGTGATCCTGCGCGGCGGGAAGGAGACCGTGCGCAGCAACGCCGCGCTGGAAGCCGTGATCCACGCCGCGCTGCGCGGTCAGGGCCTCCCGGCAGACGGAGTACAGGTCATCCGCGACCCGGCCCGCGAGCGCATGCTGGACCTCCTGAAACTGGATGATCTGGTCGACGCGATCATTCCGCGTGGCGGGGCTGGCCTGCACCGCTACTGCGTGGAGAGCGCCACCGTGCCCGTTATCGTGGGCGGCATCGGCGTGGTGCACGTGTACCTCGACCCCAGCTTCACCCGCGACCCCGAGGACCGCGCGCGCGCCCTGGAGATCGTCCGGAACGCCAAGGTGCAGAAACCGAGCGCCTGCAACGCCCTGGACACCCTCCTGATCCACGAGCGCGCGCTGGACGCCCTGCCGGACATCGCCCGCGACCTCCAGGCGCACGGCGTGACCCTGCGCACCGACCCGGCCGCCCACGCCGCCCTGAGCGACGCCGGGATCAGCAGCGACCCCGCCACGGCCGCCGATTACGGCACGGAATTCCTGGCCCTGACCGCCAGCGTGAAGACCGTGTCCTCTTTCGAGGAGGCGCTGGACTTCATCGCCGCGCGTGGCAACCACACCGACGTGATCCTCACCCGCGACGAAGCCCAGGCGGGGCGGTTCATCGAGGATGTCGATTCGGCGGCAGTCGTCGTGAACGCCAGCCCCCGCTTCAACGACGGCGGCCAGCTCGGTCTGGGCGCGGAGGTCGCCATCAGCACCCAGAAACTCCACGCCCGCGGCCCCATGGGCCTGCGCGAACTGACCACCACCAAGTGGGTCGTGGAAGGCAACGGCGAGGTGCGCGGGTAGATGGGTAAAAGGTGATGGTTGATAGAAGTGAGCGGCCCTCCATCAACCATCAACTTTCAACCTGTTACACCCCGATGGGAACGTCCACGCCGAGTTCGGCGAGCACGGTGCGGATGGCCTGCGCGTCGATGCCGCTGCGGGCGTGGACGCTCTCGACGGTCGCGTGCTCCTGGAACTCGTCGGGGATGCCCAGGACGCGCACGGGGGTCTTGATCCCCTCGGCGTTCAGGAATTCCAGCACGGCGCTGCCGAAGCCGCCGACCACGGTGTTGTCCTCGACGGTGATGATCGCGCGGGCCGTGCGGGCCACGTCGCGCAGCATCGCCTCATCCAGCGGCTTGACGAAGCGGGCGTTCACGACGCCCACGCCGTCGAGGTCGGCGGCGGCCTTCTGGGCATATTCCAGCGCCTTGCCGCCGGCGAGGATCACCACGTCATCCCCGTCCTGCACGCGTTCCCAGGTGCCCCACTCCAGCTCGGGCCAGGTGCCCTCGGGAACGGGTGTGGTGTTGCCGCGCGGGTAACGGACCGCGAAGGGACCGTCGTGCGTCTGCGCGTACTTCAGCATGCCGCGCAGTTCCGCCGCGTCCTTCGGCAGGCCGATCCGCACGCCGGGAATGGAGCGCAGGAAGCTCAGGTCGAACACGCCGTTGTGGGTCGCGCCGTCCGCGCCCACGATCCCGGCGCGGTCGATGGCGAACGTGACGTTCAGGTGCTCAATGGCGACGTCGTGCAGCACCTGATCGTAGGCGCGTTGCAGGAACGACGAGTAGATCGCCACGACCGGGCGCAGGCCCTGTAACGCCATTCCGGCGGCGGCCGTCACGGCGACCTCCTCGGCGATCCCGACGTCCAGGTAGCGGTTCGGGTGCGCCTTCGAGTACCCGACCAGACCGCTGCCCTCGCGCATGGCGGGCGTGATCACGAAGGTGCGCGGGTCCTGCGCGGCCAGTTCGGTCATGGCGTCCCCGAAGGCGTTGCTCCACGAGTATGCCTTGCTGGCGCTGAACTCGCCGGTGCTGGGGTCGAACTTGCCCGGGCCGTGCCAGTAGATCGGGTCGGCCTCGGCGTAACTGAGGCCCTTGCCCTTCTTCGTGACGACGTGCAGGATGGTCGGCCCGTCCAGATCGACCAGCCGCTCCATGAGCCAGACGAGTTCCTGCACGTTGTGTCCGTCTACGGGGCCGACGTAGCGCACGCCCATCGCCGCGAAGGGGTTCACGCTGGCCGGGTCGAAGAAGTGCCGCGTGGAGCTCTTGGCGCGGCTCATGAAGCTCGCCAGGGGCTTGCTGACGGCCTCCATGGCCTTCTTGCCGGCGCCCTCGCCCTCCTGGAACCACTTCTGCACCTGCAGGCCGCGCATGAACTTGTTCATCGCGCCGACGTTCTCGCTGATGCTCATCTCGTTGTCGTTCAGGACGATCAGCATCCGGCGGTTCATGTCCCCGATGGTGTTCAGCGCCGCCAGCGCCATGCCGCCCGTCAGGCTGCCGTCCCCGATCACGGCGGCGACCTTGTAGTCCTGGCCCAGCGCGTCGCGGGCCATCGCCATGCCCAGCGCGTTGGCGAGGCTGGTGCTGGCGTGCCCGACCGTGATCGCGTCGTGCGGGGACTCGCTGACCTTCGTGAAGCCCGACAGTCCCCCCTCCTTCTTCACGGTCGCCATCTGGTCGCGGCGGCCGGTGAGCATCTTGTGCGCGTACGCCTGATGCCCCACGTCGAACAGAATTCGGTCGCGCGGGGAGTTCAGGACGTAGTGCAGCGCCACGATCAGGTCGGTGGCGCCCAGCGACGACGCGAGGTGCAGCCCGCCCACCGAACACACCCGCGTGATCTCGTCCCGGAGTTCCTGCGCCAGTGCGGGCAGCTGCTCACGGGAGAGCGTCTTGAGGTCGTCTGGGCTGCTCACACGGTCCAGCAGCGGCGTGCCGGACGGTTTCACGGAATCGGTCATGGTTGTCCTCCTGAACGCGCGGCGAAGTTCCGCTCCGTCAGGAGCAGCCCCTCGGGCGTGCGCACCTCGCCCACGAAAGGCGTGAACCACAGCTGTTGGGTGGCCGGGAACAGCCCGCCCACCGTGTCGCTGATCTGGCGCGTCACCACCCACACGTCGAAACGCCCGCCCGGCGTGGTCACCGCGCGGCGTTCCTGCACCAGGTAAGAGTACGACAGCGTGCCGCTGCCCTTCACGCTGCCGTCGTCCGCGACGAGCGTCACCTGACTCTGCCCCTGCCAGGTCAGGCCCGCACGCCACGCGTCCGGCGCGGGGTATTCCAGCCACGCCGGTTGCAGCCGCACGGTCACGCCCGGCTTGCGGATGCCCAGCAGTTTCACGCCCTGCGCGTCGGTCACGCGGTACCACGTCTGGTCCGCGCCGCGCCCGGTCATGCGAGACGCGTTCACCGCCTCGCCCCCGAACAGCGTGGGACCCAGGTTCTGCACCACATAGGGCGTGCTGCCCGCCGCCTCGCCCTCCGGGAGGTAGGCCCACTGCAACCCGGTCTCCTGCGGGTAGAAGGACGCGCGGGTCAGCGGCGTGCTGCTCTGCACCGTGCCGGGGGCGGTCGCCTGCGGGGCGCATGACCCCAGCGCGGCGCACAGGGCGCCGGCCAGCACGGCAGCGAGCGGGAAACGGGGGGCGGGCATGGCACCAAGCTTAGAACGCCTCATCGCCCTCATTCTGTCAGCAAACATGAAGTTCCCCTGACGAACGTCCTCCCAAAGGGGGAGGGAGCCGCGCGGGTACGCTGCGGCTCCCTCTTCCCGTGACGGCGTTACGGCAGCTTCAGGCCGTTCCAGAAGTCACACCTGTGGTCCTGTACGAACGTCGTGCTGGGCGCATTGCCCGACGGCGTGAAGACCTGCACGTTCCCGCGCGCCGCGTCGTACGCCGTCCAGCCCGGCTGCCCGGCGCGCGCGAACGCCCCCACACCCCCGCGAACGCGTCCGCAAGGCCCGCCTGCGCGGACGTGAACGCCGCCGGATCGCCCAGCCCCGGCAGGCGCGTGCGGAACAGGTACACCAGTTCGCTCGAATGTGCCGACCCCAGGCCCGGCAGGTCCGGCGGGCTGGGAATCTCGGTCGCGGCCTGCGGATCGGCGAACTCGTAGGCGTACACCGGCACGAAGCGCGACAGGGCGCCCGCCACGTTCACGGCGGGGCAGGCGAACACCACGTCCGTGAACATGTTCGAGAACGCCAGCGCGGGCGTCCCCTCGCCCCGGCCCGGGTACTCGCGCAGCGCGCGGGTCACGTTCGGCACGCCGGTCAGCAGCCCCGCCGCGCCCCAGTACAGCGGCAGCGACATGGTGCGGCCCTCGGGCACGCCCACCTTCACGAACAGGCGCCCCTCGTCCCGGGTGGTGCCCGCCACGACCGGCACCTTGTTGAACACCCCGTTCTGGAAGGTCTCCAGCAGCGGCCGGGGCAGCACCTCACCCCCGTGGACCGGCGCCCACACCAGATTCGACAGCGGGCGCACCCCCGGCACCTTCGCCTTGGCGAGCCGCGCCGGATCCAGCGAGCGCAGGCACGCCAGCGTGTCCTTCTGGCAGCCCAGGCGAGAGGCGTACGCCACGTTCCGCTGCGCCGCCTCGGACGCGGAGACCGTGTTCCCGGGACTGCCGCACAGCCCGCTCATGATCACGGCCTTCTGGAACAGCCCCGCCGAGCCGGGCGAGGCCATGTGCGCGCAGATGCTGTACCCGCCGGCCGACTCGCCGAACAGCGTGACGTTCTTCCGGTCGCCCCCGAACGCCGCGATGTTGGCCTGCACCCAGCGCA encodes:
- a CDS encoding CoA-binding protein; translation: MTLVTQTAQVRQILTEHRVIAVVGFHHDAMKPAYYVPEYMHRQGYTIIPVNPALAARGESFFGHRAVATLAEITTPVDIVDVFRRSDKVRGHLPDILAMPTPPKVVWLQLGIRDDATARELAAHGIDVVQDRCLLADHRALL
- a CDS encoding glutamate-5-semialdehyde dehydrogenase — its product is MSESSPHNLSVREMGVRARAAARVLRSLPTARKVAALHAIAAGLRANAPTILAANAQDVQAAVEAGLPEAMVARLRLDARLLDGIAADVEAVSRLPDPVGETTPAQVQPSGIRVSTRRVPLGVLGVIYESRPNVTVDVAALALMSGNAVILRGGKETVRSNAALEAVIHAALRGQGLPADGVQVIRDPARERMLDLLKLDDLVDAIIPRGGAGLHRYCVESATVPVIVGGIGVVHVYLDPSFTRDPEDRARALEIVRNAKVQKPSACNALDTLLIHERALDALPDIARDLQAHGVTLRTDPAAHAALSDAGISSDPATAADYGTEFLALTASVKTVSSFEEALDFIAARGNHTDVILTRDEAQAGRFIEDVDSAAVVVNASPRFNDGGQLGLGAEVAISTQKLHARGPMGLRELTTTKWVVEGNGEVRG
- a CDS encoding lipopolysaccharide assembly protein LapA domain-containing protein, with amino-acid sequence MRLVSFLQVLLLLGIAAYLALVTLENPGVIRLPLPTGSGELTVPVGMAVTLFLGLGVLFTSLLLLPGLWRERLRRAREARQRRQAEERLTATLQARLGALPETTDPEVTA
- the dxs gene encoding 1-deoxy-D-xylulose-5-phosphate synthase, with product MTDSVKPSGTPLLDRVSSPDDLKTLSREQLPALAQELRDEITRVCSVGGLHLASSLGATDLIVALHYVLNSPRDRILFDVGHQAYAHKMLTGRRDQMATVKKEGGLSGFTKVSESPHDAITVGHASTSLANALGMAMARDALGQDYKVAAVIGDGSLTGGMALAALNTIGDMNRRMLIVLNDNEMSISENVGAMNKFMRGLQVQKWFQEGEGAGKKAMEAVSKPLASFMSRAKSSTRHFFDPASVNPFAAMGVRYVGPVDGHNVQELVWLMERLVDLDGPTILHVVTKKGKGLSYAEADPIYWHGPGKFDPSTGEFSASKAYSWSNAFGDAMTELAAQDPRTFVITPAMREGSGLVGYSKAHPNRYLDVGIAEEVAVTAAAGMALQGLRPVVAIYSSFLQRAYDQVLHDVAIEHLNVTFAIDRAGIVGADGATHNGVFDLSFLRSIPGVRIGLPKDAAELRGMLKYAQTHDGPFAVRYPRGNTTPVPEGTWPELEWGTWERVQDGDDVVILAGGKALEYAQKAAADLDGVGVVNARFVKPLDEAMLRDVARTARAIITVEDNTVVGGFGSAVLEFLNAEGIKTPVRVLGIPDEFQEHATVESVHARSGIDAQAIRTVLAELGVDVPIGV
- the recJ gene encoding single-stranded-DNA-specific exonuclease RecJ, translating into MREWRVSPPLAQVLTGRHLTPALLDPPLVLTPNPALREAARRIVTAIRAKQRIRIHGDYDADGVSATATLVLGLRELGAIVHGFIPHRLNEGYGVHPDKVEEHAAACDLLVTVDCGVTNLDEVAALIARGVQVIVTDHHAPGDGFPDALVVHPHLTDGYDHDLHNLTGAGVAYHLLWAVHEELGLPEPRALTALATLGTVADVAPLIGENRALVRAGLDALKDTARPGLRALLDSGRVKRPTARDVAFILAPRINAAGRLGEADVALDLLTTSSAHDASRLAEYLEIRNQERRKLQDDMFQHALTLADPGEPALVVTHPDWHAGVMGIVASKLVDTYHKPVFIVAQGKGSVRSTPGISAVAGLRYSHDLLKRYGGHPGAAGFAIDPANMDAFRDRIHAYARQFPTPAPRVRLDAPLPALAASLDLLQETHTFEPFGEGHALPLWHLREPLTETRLVGKKGNSLQFKVAGLRGIKFDETDDQGGERDLGAHLVSSEWRGQTRLEFHGQALRVPAPIDLDAPTPTQPTPRLNPRAAMEHLRAGASAYAEGPVAAYLRDNVPGLTLVTGTDAHPGGELILYALPPEDTLRGWLHATRTRPAASLAFAFGPKTLAELEGSLSRHHLSAPPANPLLNPGTLEAAADAYRRWQWAHHWRTLSDDGWTASVHAMLGEPVREPEAISAD
- the hemL gene encoding glutamate-1-semialdehyde 2,1-aminomutase, which translates into the protein MTTELQAAVLPAPTAQSEALFARARAVTPGGVNSPVRAFRSVGGTPRFIARADGAYLTDADGTRLLDYIGSWGPMILGHNHPAVRGAIADALQYGTSFGAPGEREVLLAELVTRLTGVDRVRFVSSGTEATMSALRLARGVTGRKFIVKFRGNYHGHADGLLVEAGSGLLTNADGALGAAAPSSAGVPEEYAGLTLVSEYNDPAALDALMTARGSEVAAVIFEPVVGNAGVLIPTPEFLAALHRVKTHGALLIADEVMTGFRLSLGGATGLLGLRPDLICWGKIIGGGLPVGAYGGHAEVMDFVSPQGPVYQAGTLSGNPLAMAAGLATLSALEADPDLYARLGAYTTALADGLRDAASAAGVPVSINHIGSMLTAFHLDAPDGSVRTYTDAAASDTKAFARWFQGMLGRGVYWAPSQFESIFVSGAHGDAELNATLDAARAAYQDLGA
- a CDS encoding S-layer homology domain-containing protein yields the protein MRKSLIIASTLALSLGAASAQTTTTTAAPAQVTLSDVPAGHWAKDAVDKIVQCGLIQGFPDGTFRGNENLTRYQAALIFYRALQTGALSGCGFGATDMTTIANGMQEVSTELAAIASRVTDLEKLTADQQARIDALEAKINGMDSGAASTDVTALNARINALEAAIRNIPAGPQGPAGPQGPAGPQGPAGPAGASTSTTGTVTTPAPSTDTTVVIGEPTPTAVVPTRDIYAGVTGGVKMAGSGSECKDLGNKTSNVNYCLNAGAVVGKNNVIGPVGARISADYQPGWNAVSVDANATYALNTGSRVTPYVGAGLGLTSGQQRGNTGQNASDVYVNAIAGVDFNVTDSIAVFAEYNGRYYTSNKGYATGLDSSANNGLSNGIKAGVKFFF
- a CDS encoding NAD(P)/FAD-dependent oxidoreductase, coding for MQGVLMVGAGLGGLAAARDLGAADQHVTLLDKARGVSGRAATRRVTLPDGREARLDHGARFFTARHDRTRALAEAGVREGWNAEWTRGIPRWEEGNVHGGGDGHPRYAPPQGLSTLGRTLARGLEVTTGVTVSSLERRPDGWRVHTRDGATWDAGTLLLNLPAPQLAPLLADLDLRGSNSEGTAERVAAVEYAPCWAAGIVLECDLEASWPALRADHPVLEWLAREHTKRPAGHPPALTLHATPEWSRANLERTPDEVLPELLSATAEITGDLPPSLHTFAHRWRYAIPTRPAPGPCHWDPELRLGWCGDWFTPDEHGPRVETALLSGWTLARRVTGT